The following proteins are co-located in the Vigna unguiculata cultivar IT97K-499-35 chromosome 9, ASM411807v1, whole genome shotgun sequence genome:
- the LOC114164508 gene encoding UPF0160 protein MYG1, mitochondrial-like isoform X1: MVKLSVSGLVWHKTFAFHKPRFLLASCFFSTRVGTHNGTFHCDEALACFMLRLSKRFSGAQIVRTRDPNLLETLDAVVDVGGVYEPRRHRFDHHQNGFDQVFGQGFHTKLSSAGLVYKHIGLEIIANVLKLHEDHPHLHRLYPAIYRNFVEAIDAVDNGVSEYDLNESPKYVVNTCLSSRIKRLNLNWMDSDQSSDRENELFLQAMALAGAEFLDNVNYYAKSWLPARSIVMESLVARESVDSSGEIIKLSRPCPWKLHIHELEEEMKISPSIKYVVYPDDRGEKWRLQAVAISPARFESRKPLPCLWRGFENDKLSEVAGIPGCTFVHMSGFIGGNQSYDGAVAMARASLKA; the protein is encoded by the exons ATGGTTAAACTCAGTGTCTCAGGATTAGTTTGGCACAAGACCTTCGCATTCCACAAACCACGTTTCCTATTAGCGTCGTGCTTCTTCTCAACGCGCGTTGGCACACACAACGGAACCTTCCACTGCGATGAAGCACTCGCGTGCTTCATGCTTCGCCTCTCCAAACGCTTCTCCGGCGCTCAAATTGTTCGAACCAGAGACCCCAACCTTCTGGAAACACTCGACGCAGTCGTCGACGTCGGAGGCGTTTATGAACCGCGACGACACCGTTTCGATCATCACCAAAACGGCTTCGACCAAGTATTCGGCCAAGGTTTCCACACTAAACTCAGTAGCGCTGGCCTTGTCTACAAG CATATTGGTTTGGAGATAATTGCAAATGTGCTGAAGCTTCACGAGGACCATCCTCATCTGCACCGCTTATATCCTGCTATATACAGAAACTTTGTGGAGGCAATTGATGCTGTGGATAACGGAGTGAGTGAATATGACCTAAACGAATCTCCGAAATACGTGGTTAATACGTGTCTCTCCTCTAGAATTAAACGCTTGAATTTGAACTGGATGGATTCTGATCAGTCTTCTGATCGAGAAAATGAGTTGTTTCTTCAAGCAATGGCACTGGCTGGTGCTGAATTTTTGGACAATGTCAATTATTATGCAAAATCATGGTTACCGGCGCGGTCGATTGTGATGGAGAGTCTTGTGGCCAGGGAAAGTGTTGATTCGAGTGGAGAAATCATTAAGCTTAGCCGACCTTGTCCT TGGAAACTTCACATACATGAGCTTGAGGAGGAAATGAAAATCAGTCCTTCTATCAAATATGTTGTTTACCCG GATGATAGAGGTGAGAAGTGGCGACTGCAGGCAGTGGCAATTTCACCTGCCAGATTTGAGAGCAGAAAACCGTTACCGTGTTTATGGAGGGGTTTCGAAAATGACAAGCTGTCTGAGGTTGCTGGTATCCCAGGTTGTACTTTTGTACACATGAGTGGTTTTATTGGAGGAAATCAAAGTTACGATGGAGCTGTAGCCATGGCGAGAGCTTCTTTAAAGGCTTAG
- the LOC114164508 gene encoding UPF0160 protein MYG1, mitochondrial-like isoform X2, with product MKHSRASCFASPNASPALKLFEPETPTFWKHSTQSSTSEAFMNRDDTVSIITKTASTKYSAKHIGLEIIANVLKLHEDHPHLHRLYPAIYRNFVEAIDAVDNGVSEYDLNESPKYVVNTCLSSRIKRLNLNWMDSDQSSDRENELFLQAMALAGAEFLDNVNYYAKSWLPARSIVMESLVARESVDSSGEIIKLSRPCPWKLHIHELEEEMKISPSIKYVVYPDDRGEKWRLQAVAISPARFESRKPLPCLWRGFENDKLSEVAGIPGCTFVHMSGFIGGNQSYDGAVAMARASLKA from the exons ATGAAGCACTCGCGTGCTTCATGCTTCGCCTCTCCAAACGCTTCTCCGGCGCTCAAATTGTTCGAACCAGAGACCCCAACCTTCTGGAAACACTCGACGCAGTCGTCGACGTCGGAGGCGTTTATGAACCGCGACGACACCGTTTCGATCATCACCAAAACGGCTTCGACCAAGTATTCGGCCAAG CATATTGGTTTGGAGATAATTGCAAATGTGCTGAAGCTTCACGAGGACCATCCTCATCTGCACCGCTTATATCCTGCTATATACAGAAACTTTGTGGAGGCAATTGATGCTGTGGATAACGGAGTGAGTGAATATGACCTAAACGAATCTCCGAAATACGTGGTTAATACGTGTCTCTCCTCTAGAATTAAACGCTTGAATTTGAACTGGATGGATTCTGATCAGTCTTCTGATCGAGAAAATGAGTTGTTTCTTCAAGCAATGGCACTGGCTGGTGCTGAATTTTTGGACAATGTCAATTATTATGCAAAATCATGGTTACCGGCGCGGTCGATTGTGATGGAGAGTCTTGTGGCCAGGGAAAGTGTTGATTCGAGTGGAGAAATCATTAAGCTTAGCCGACCTTGTCCT TGGAAACTTCACATACATGAGCTTGAGGAGGAAATGAAAATCAGTCCTTCTATCAAATATGTTGTTTACCCG GATGATAGAGGTGAGAAGTGGCGACTGCAGGCAGTGGCAATTTCACCTGCCAGATTTGAGAGCAGAAAACCGTTACCGTGTTTATGGAGGGGTTTCGAAAATGACAAGCTGTCTGAGGTTGCTGGTATCCCAGGTTGTACTTTTGTACACATGAGTGGTTTTATTGGAGGAAATCAAAGTTACGATGGAGCTGTAGCCATGGCGAGAGCTTCTTTAAAGGCTTAG
- the LOC114164509 gene encoding rhodanese-like domain-containing protein 14, chloroplastic — MAAFTPIALQYSSTSSLHSLLPSLEATRDHSSWWGKVRSYKSAGKRSLQQNVTRGFTIQSAATKPAKSPAEEDWKVKREYLVQKRVRSVDAKEALRLQKENNFVILDVRPEAEFKEAHPPDAINVQIYRLIKEWTAWDIARRAAFAFFGIFSGTEENPEFIQSVEAKLDKNAKIIVACSAGGTLKPSQNLPEGQQSRSLIAAYLLVLNGYTNVFHLEGGLYSWFKEDLPSVSEE; from the exons ATGGCAGCTTTTACACCAATTGCTCTACAGTACTCATCCACATCATCTTTGCATTCTTTGCTTCCTTCTTTAGAAGCCACACGTGATCATAGTTCATGGTGGGGGAAAGTCAGATCATACAAATCCGCAGGAAAAAGATCACTTCAACAGAATGTCACAAGGGGTTTCACAATTCAGAGTGCAGCTACAAAACCAGCGAAGTCGCCAG CTGAGGAAGACTGGAAGGTTAAGAGAGAATATCTGGTGCAGAAAAGG GTAAGAAGCGTGGATGCAAAGGAAGCTCTGCGGCTtcagaaagaaaataattttgtgattCTCGACGTAAGGCCGGAAGCAGAGTTCAAAGAG GCTCATCCTCCAGATGCTATCAATGTGCAAATATACAGGCTTATAAAGGAGTGGACAGCATGGGACATTGCAAGACGTGCTGCATTTgctttttttggtattttttccGGGACTGAAGAGAACCCTGAGTTCATCCAGT CTGTTGAAGCCAAGTTGGATAAAAATGCAAAGATAATAGTAGCTTGCTCAGCTGGAGGTACACTGAAACCATCACAAAATCTGCCCGAAGGTCAACAATCAAG GTCTCTCATAGCAGCTTACTTGCTGGTCCTTAATGGATATACCAATGTCTTCCATCTTGAAGGTGGTCTTTACTCGTGGTTTAAAGAGGATCTGCCAAGTGTTTCAGAGGAGTAA